Proteins from a genomic interval of Thamnophis elegans isolate rThaEle1 chromosome 2, rThaEle1.pri, whole genome shotgun sequence:
- the LOC116523930 gene encoding cytochrome P450 2C14-like: MTPVGGGAWCNMLDQELAEKYGPIFTVWHGSKPMVVLCGYAMVKNALVDHSEEFGGRSETPAHKEMFQNKGLTTSDEKKWKELRRFTLSTLRDFGMGKKRMSERVQEEALCLVEEMATTKGQPFDPRRVIASAVSNVICAVVFGNRFDYKDKTFIENQNIVETHK, translated from the exons CTTGCTGAGAAATATGGACCTATATTTACTGTCTGGCATGGATCAAAACCAATGGTTGTTCTTTGTGGGTACGCCATGGTAAAAAATGCTTTGGTAGATCATTCTGAAGAATTTGGTGGGCGAAGTGAAACGCCTGCTCATAAGGAAATGTTCCAAAATAAAG GTCTGACCACCTCTGatgaaaagaaatggaaggagcTGCGGCGGTTCACACTGTCCACCTTGCGAGATTTTGGGATGGGGaagaaaagaatgtctgagagggtGCAGGAGGAAGCCCTTTGTCTGGTGGAGGAAATGGCTACCAcaaaag ggcaGCCATTCGACCCAAGGAGAGTTATTGCAAGTGCTGTTTCTAATGTGATATGTGCTGTTGTTTTTGGCAATCGATTTGATTACAAAGATAAAACCTTCATAGAGAACCAGAATATTGTGGAGactcataaataa